The DNA region CCGTCATCCCTGGCGGCGTTGCCGCCGCGCGATTTGTTTGTTGCGCCGAGACCTTCCGGCTGGAGGGATTATACCCGAAAATCACCCTGTCAACAAGTTTTGGGAGTTAACTTAAAAAATATATCCTTGATACAATGTTCACAAGGTGGCGGCGAATGCATTCAATCCGTATAGCCGGGACTACGACGCGTGAGCGCAGTCTATGTATCCGAAGCGCAAGCGGCGAAACGGAAATACGCGCTTCCGGAAGAGGGAGCTGCAATCGGAATTAATTGGAACGGCGGCCGATTGCATTCACACGGTAAATGCGCTCCCAAAAAAAAGTAATGCAAGAGGAAGAAAAGCCATGCCTGGGGGAAAATAGTGCTGCGGCCGCCCCGCAATTGCCTCTGGCATGTCACCTTTCCCGCCCATCCCCCGTCTATCATGTCGTCATGACCGAAGCGCCGGCCAGGGAAAAATTCGAGCAAGCACTGACCGATCCGGTCTACGAGGCCGCGTGGCGGTACGCGCTGCGCCTTGCGGGGAGCCGTCCGGACGCGGAAGACCTCCTGCAGAGCGCGCTCGCCCGCGCCTTCGTCCGGTTCGGCCAGCTCCGGAGGCCCGAGGCTTTCCGGGCCTGGCTCTTCGCAATCGTAAGGAACGAGTTCCTCTCGCATAAGCGCCCGGCGGCGGCTGTATCGGGCGGCGGGGATGCGGCGCTCGATTACATACCCGCCGGGATGCCTGCGGATCCCGCCGCCCGCGAAGTGCTTGACGCGCTCGCGTCGCTTCCGTGGAACCACCGGGAGGTGCTCGAGCTGTTCTATTTGGAGCGGCTTAGCCTGAAGGAGACGGCGGCGGTGCTTGGCGTCGGCGTGAGCGCGGTCAAGCAGCGCGTGATGCGGGCCAGGCGGGCGCTGCGGGAGTTGGTTTTGCCCCGAAGGGAGCCGGGTGTGC from bacterium includes:
- a CDS encoding RNA polymerase sigma factor, translating into MTEAPAREKFEQALTDPVYEAAWRYALRLAGSRPDAEDLLQSALARAFVRFGQLRRPEAFRAWLFAIVRNEFLSHKRPAAAVSGGGDAALDYIPAGMPADPAAREVLDALASLPWNHREVLELFYLERLSLKETAAVLGVGVSAVKQRVMRARRALRELVLPRREPGVPAQGGESA